A genomic window from Pseudomonas cavernicola includes:
- a CDS encoding lytic transglycosylase domain-containing protein — MSSRAWRWARKSLLGCIELALLVAPLCASAMFKCQARDGAISYTSQAIASARCTRLNGMAGAGVGAKAMALPRLVRDDNSGAVRIRVYTFIHKGIRQYVSRRPVGISARVDVLELYYIKDCYLCMAPKDFKVASLRLDTHTYRREIEAASGHYGVDRALVRAVIHAESAFRPNAISEAGAQGLMQLMPATAERFAVDDPFDARQNIRGGVRYLAWLLKRFNGNQVLALAGYNAGEASVVEYNGVPPYAETQSYVTLVQSLAERYRNHR, encoded by the coding sequence ATGAGTTCCAGAGCATGGCGATGGGCTCGCAAGAGCCTTCTTGGCTGCATCGAGCTGGCCTTGCTGGTCGCTCCACTGTGCGCCAGCGCCATGTTCAAGTGCCAAGCCAGGGACGGAGCCATCAGCTACACCAGCCAAGCCATCGCCAGCGCCCGCTGCACTCGCCTGAATGGCATGGCGGGCGCCGGTGTCGGCGCCAAGGCAATGGCCCTGCCACGGCTTGTGCGGGACGACAACTCAGGCGCGGTGCGGATTCGGGTGTACACCTTCATCCACAAGGGTATTCGTCAATATGTGAGCCGGCGCCCCGTCGGGATCTCCGCACGGGTCGATGTCCTTGAGCTCTATTACATCAAGGACTGCTATCTGTGCATGGCGCCGAAGGATTTCAAGGTCGCCTCACTGCGCCTGGACACCCATACCTATCGGCGGGAGATCGAAGCCGCTTCGGGTCATTATGGTGTCGACAGGGCGCTGGTCCGCGCAGTGATACATGCCGAATCGGCGTTTCGCCCCAACGCCATTTCCGAAGCCGGCGCCCAGGGGCTGATGCAGTTGATGCCCGCCACCGCCGAGCGCTTCGCCGTGGACGATCCGTTCGACGCACGACAGAACATTCGTGGCGGCGTGCGCTACCTGGCCTGGCTGCTCAAGCGCTTCAACGGCAACCAGGTGCTGGCGTTGGCAGGTTACAACGCCGGCGAAGCGTCCGTGGTCGAGTACAACGGGGTGCCTCCCTACGCCGAGACGCAATCCTACGTCACCCTCGTGCAGTCCTTGGCCGAACGCTATCGCAACCATCGCTAG
- a CDS encoding alpha/beta hydrolase: MIQSFIRQCVPAAAKAGSLCFALGASACVSADDHAPLIIKDQGSLTAGGGLITQPGTFNPYKPMTPDGQTYHGDHVYAFYQVPLDARPLPILMLHGAGQSAKSWETTADGREGFQNIFLRRGFSTYLIDQPRRGDAGRSLVETTIKPVPDEQLWFNQFRIGLWPEGFEGSQFPSGQAALEQFFRSMTPNTGPYDIDVVSNGVSALLEKTGPAILFTHSQGGGPGWLTAIKSPNVRAIVAFEPGSSFVFPEGEVPAPIASAFDTLSGQAVSAEQFKTLTKIPIVIFYGDNIPDQPVRLPAQDSWRARLEMARLWRDTVNRHGGDVRLVHLPEIGIKGNSHFPFSDMNNVEIADLVSKFLAEKNLD, from the coding sequence ATGATCCAGAGCTTCATCCGTCAATGCGTACCCGCCGCGGCAAAGGCCGGCAGTCTTTGTTTCGCGCTAGGCGCCAGTGCGTGTGTCAGCGCTGACGATCACGCCCCGCTGATCATCAAGGATCAGGGCAGCCTCACTGCCGGCGGTGGATTAATCACCCAGCCGGGAACCTTCAACCCCTACAAACCGATGACGCCCGATGGCCAGACCTATCACGGCGACCATGTGTATGCGTTCTATCAGGTACCTCTCGACGCTCGTCCGCTGCCGATTCTCATGCTGCATGGCGCGGGGCAGTCCGCGAAGTCCTGGGAGACAACGGCCGACGGCCGTGAAGGATTCCAGAACATTTTCCTGCGGCGAGGATTCTCCACGTACCTGATCGACCAGCCGCGCCGTGGCGATGCGGGACGCAGCCTGGTTGAAACGACGATCAAACCGGTGCCGGACGAGCAGCTGTGGTTCAACCAATTCCGCATCGGCCTGTGGCCCGAAGGCTTCGAAGGCAGCCAGTTTCCTAGTGGGCAGGCAGCACTGGAGCAGTTCTTTCGGTCGATGACGCCCAATACCGGGCCTTACGACATTGACGTCGTATCCAATGGCGTTTCCGCTCTGTTGGAAAAGACCGGGCCGGCCATCTTGTTCACACATTCTCAGGGCGGAGGCCCCGGTTGGCTGACGGCGATCAAAAGCCCAAATGTGCGGGCCATCGTGGCGTTCGAACCGGGCAGCAGTTTCGTGTTTCCAGAGGGGGAGGTGCCCGCACCGATTGCCAGCGCGTTCGACACACTCTCGGGTCAGGCCGTATCGGCGGAACAGTTCAAAACACTGACCAAAATCCCCATCGTTATTTTCTACGGCGACAACATCCCTGACCAACCGGTTCGGTTACCTGCCCAGGACAGTTGGCGCGCGCGGCTCGAGATGGCGCGCCTGTGGCGCGATACGGTGAATCGCCATGGCGGTGACGTCAGGCTCGTTCACCTGCCGGAGATCGGTATCAAGGGCAATAGCCACTTTCCTTTTTCGGACATGAACAACGTCGAGATCGCTGATCTGGTTTCGAAGTTTCTCGCTGAAAAAAATCTGGATTGA